The following proteins are co-located in the Candidatus Planktophila lacus genome:
- a CDS encoding amidohydrolase — protein MATFFSGGTIWCGIGCVANSVRIDGEKIVEINGAAEPGDNVVDLAGAFMAPAFMDGHAHPLFGGREAQGPLVNGLQTVAEMVAEVKRFADANPNTPWIVGGAYEAAAVNGGDFLATWLDEVVSDRPVVLQAVDHHTIWVNSKAIEIAGITVATVDPDGGTIARNLDGSARGTLREPSAMDLIMKHAPERTLEDDVAAIAWSSQRYLESGVTASVDAWVREGMAEAYMAADKSGALKIDMDLYLLAQPDSWRDNVEYFGQIREQVKALGPKSKLACKTIKIIGDGALSAGTAALLSPYLDDPTSKGLLIWNDDEILDAAVLFDSQGFQLHMHAIGDAAVRQALDTIEKMVAVNPKWDRRPVITHAQLIDEADLPRFASLGVIANFQPLWTYLDPMNKELIAPRIGDERNNRQYQLKSMVKSGARMSYGSDWPVTSYIPLLALAVPTHRQSPDKWPAEGWSAHEAITVEESLSFYTAGVAYQGFNEKRFGEIAVGMQADLMILEQNPLAIAPHDVASIKIKAVYKSGVAVIG, from the coding sequence GTGGCAACTTTCTTTAGCGGCGGCACTATCTGGTGTGGCATCGGTTGCGTTGCCAATTCTGTGCGCATCGATGGCGAGAAGATCGTTGAGATAAATGGTGCAGCTGAACCTGGAGATAACGTTGTCGATTTAGCAGGTGCATTTATGGCACCAGCATTTATGGATGGACATGCACATCCCTTGTTTGGTGGGCGTGAAGCACAAGGGCCGTTGGTAAATGGTCTGCAGACTGTTGCTGAAATGGTTGCCGAAGTAAAAAGGTTTGCAGATGCCAATCCAAATACGCCGTGGATTGTGGGCGGTGCTTATGAAGCTGCCGCTGTTAACGGTGGAGACTTCTTAGCAACTTGGTTAGATGAAGTTGTTAGCGATCGTCCTGTTGTATTGCAGGCAGTTGATCACCATACGATTTGGGTAAATAGCAAAGCTATTGAGATTGCTGGAATCACCGTTGCAACCGTTGATCCTGATGGCGGCACTATTGCGCGCAACCTCGATGGTTCAGCCCGTGGCACTTTGCGCGAGCCATCTGCCATGGATTTGATTATGAAACATGCGCCAGAGCGCACGCTGGAAGATGATGTGGCGGCAATTGCATGGTCATCGCAGCGCTACTTAGAAAGTGGAGTAACCGCATCCGTTGATGCGTGGGTTCGCGAGGGTATGGCAGAGGCATATATGGCCGCTGATAAAAGTGGTGCGCTAAAGATTGATATGGACCTATATCTGTTGGCACAGCCTGATTCATGGCGAGATAACGTCGAATACTTTGGGCAGATTCGCGAACAAGTTAAGGCACTTGGTCCAAAGTCGAAGTTGGCATGTAAGACGATAAAGATTATTGGCGATGGCGCTTTATCTGCCGGCACTGCTGCTTTGTTATCTCCTTATTTAGATGATCCAACATCAAAGGGTCTATTGATCTGGAACGATGACGAAATCTTGGATGCCGCTGTTCTATTTGATTCGCAAGGTTTTCAATTACATATGCACGCCATCGGCGATGCTGCGGTGCGTCAGGCGTTAGATACGATTGAAAAGATGGTTGCAGTAAATCCCAAGTGGGATCGCCGTCCGGTAATTACACATGCGCAGTTAATTGATGAAGCAGATCTGCCACGTTTTGCATCCCTAGGCGTAATTGCAAACTTCCAACCGTTGTGGACTTACTTAGATCCGATGAATAAAGAACTTATTGCACCGCGCATTGGTGATGAGCGTAATAATCGCCAGTACCAATTGAAGTCGATGGTTAAAAGCGGTGCGCGTATGAGTTACGGAAGCGATTGGCCAGTTACCTCTTACATTCCTTTGTTGGCGCTGGCTGTTCCAACCCATCGCCAGTCGCCAGATAAATGGCCGGCTGAAGGTTGGAGCGCACACGAGGCGATAACGGTTGAAGAGAGTCTGTCTTTCTACACCGCAGGCGTTGCCTACCAAGGCTTTAATGAAAAGCGCTTCGGTGAGATCGCCGTTGGAATGCAGGCGGATTTGATGATTCTGGAGCAGAACCCGCTGGCAATCGCGCCGCATGATGTGGCCAGTATCAAGATTAAGGCCGTTTATAAATCTGGGGTTGCCGTCATAGGATGA